One part of the Pecten maximus chromosome 1, xPecMax1.1, whole genome shotgun sequence genome encodes these proteins:
- the LOC117329327 gene encoding NHP2-like protein 1: MTEEVNPKAYPLADQVFTTTILELLQQCANSKQLKKGANEATKTLNRGIAEFIVMAADAEPLEILLHLPLLCEDKNVPYVFVRSKQALGRACGVSRPVIAASVIVNEGSQLTTQINKTKSSIEKLLI; this comes from the exons atg ACAGAAGAAGTAAACCCTAAAGCCTACCCCTTGGCTGATCAAGTGTTCACCACGACAATCTTGGAATTGTTGCAGCAGTGTGCAAATTCCAAACAACTCAAGAAAGGGGCCAATGAAG cCACAAAAACTCTGAATCGTGGTATTGCTGAATTCATTGTCATGGCAGCAGATGCTGAACCCTTGGAAATTTTGCTTCATCTTCCACTCTTATGTGAGGATAAG AATGTACCCTATGTATTTGTGAGGTCCAAACAAG cCCTGGGTCGAGCATGTGGAGTGTCGCGGCCAGTCATTGCAGCTTCTGTAATTGTCAATGAGGGCTCCCAGCTAACGACACAGATCAATAAGACTAAATCTAGCATTGAAAAACTACTGATCTag